The proteins below come from a single Triticum aestivum cultivar Chinese Spring chromosome 5D, IWGSC CS RefSeq v2.1, whole genome shotgun sequence genomic window:
- the LOC123123376 gene encoding protein phosphatase 2C 70 isoform X2 yields the protein MESHCIQSPAPESSSALYSLPFPMDDDINRPLISDKLDDYSGPSNNLGSNNAGESTMWTNRSTTSPRTHTHPTESHPIEGEVHVIDVTNGTPEELHLGSTLKRTAEASVRASEAKHTRRASGENNNGGIPVKDITVGSHLALEVIAGPSHGINRYLQSGNTSMLPMTLGRIPQSDLVLKDSEVSGKHARIDWNPKTLRWELVDMGSLNGTFLNSQAVTHPDVGSRRWSAPAELADGDIITLGSSSKVSVQISLQNQQVPVGVGMVSDAMITRRTGKKLPMEDVSCYQYPLSGAQQFGLFAIFDGHGGDGAAKAASRILPENVAKILSQKGTIERVLTCSNASDVLKCAFDLTEAALNHQYEGCTATVLLIWFDQNKDCFAQCANLGDSACIMNVDGKPIAMTEDHRVVSTTERARIAKLGNPLKDGESRICGLNLCRMLGDKFLKEQDPRFSKEPYVSPVVQISKSCSAFALIASDGLWDVITAKKAAQLVLDYKERNMGQEISADGVADHVLSEARNLRTKDNTSVIFLDFDAMRMGG from the exons ATGGAATCACATTGCATCCAAAGCCCAGCACCCGAATCGTCCTCAGCCCTATACAGTTTGCCTTTTCCAATG GACGACGATATCAACAGGCCTCTAATATCAGACAAGTTGGATGACTACTCGGGTCCAAGCAATAACCTTGGTAGCAATAATGCTGGTGAGTCTACAATGTGGACAAATAGGAGTACCACTTCACCAAGGACGCATACTCATCCCACTGAATCTCATCCTATTGAAG GAGAAGTTCATGTGATTGATGTTACAAATGGTACACCGGAAGAGCTCCATCTGGGAAGTACGCTGAAGCGTACAGCAGAAGCAAGTGTGCGAGCATCTGAGGCGAAGCACACAAGAAGGGCTTCTGGAGAGAATAATAATGGCGGCATTCCTGTGAAGGATATTACAGTTG GAAGCCACCTAGCCTTGGAAGTCATAGCTGGCCCATCTCATGGAATAAACCGCTACCTGCAGTCAGGTAATACGTCCATGCTCCCAATGACTCTTGGAAGGATTCCTCAAAGCGATTTGGTGTTAAAGGATTCTGAGGTGTCAGGAAAGCATGCACGGATTGACTGGAATCCAAAG ACACTCAGATGGGAACTTGTGGATATGGGCAGTTTGAATGGAACcttcttgaattcccaggcagtTACCCATCCTGATGTTGGTTCTAGGCGTTGGAGTGCGCCTGCCGAACTTGCTGATGGTGATATTATAACACTTGGGAGTTCATCAAAAGTATCT GTTCAAATTTCACTACAAAATCAACAAGTGCCAGTAGGAGTTGGTATGGTATCTGATGCAATGATAACCCGTCGAACTGGAAAGAAACTTCCCATGGAGGATGTCAGCTGCTACCAGTATCCTCTTAGTGGTGCTCAACAG TTTGGGCTGTTTGCCATTTTTGATGGCCATGGAGGGGATGGGGCTGCAAAAGCTGCCAGCAG GATTCTTCCAGAGAATGTTGCGAAAATTCTTTCTCAGAAGGGAACAATAGAAAGAGTTCTCACATGCAGCAATGCTTCTGATGTTCTTAAGTGTGCATTTGACTTGACAGAAGCTGCACTCAATCATCAGTATGAG GGTTGTACAGCAACTGTCCTTCTTATTTGGTTTGATCAGAACAAAGATTGCTTTGCCCAGTGCGCTAATCTTGGTGACTCGGCATGTATTATGAA TGTCGACGGGAAACCAATTGCGATGACAGAGGATCATCGAGTAGTCAGTACCACAGAACGAGCGAGGATAGCGAAATTAGGGAATCCCCTGAAAGATGGCGAAAGCCGTATATGTG GACTGAATCTTTGCAGGATGCTTGGAGACAAGTTTCTCAAAGAGCAAGATCCAAGGTTCAGTAAGGAACCATATGTGAGCCCAGTAGTTCAGATCTCGAAATCGTGCTCAGCTTTTGCGCTTATCGCTAG CGATGGCCTATGGGATGTCATTACCGCGAAAAAGGCAGCACAGCTTGTCCTCGAT TATAAGGAGAGGAACATGGGCCAAGAAATCTCAGCCGACGGAGTAGCAGACCATGTGCTTAGTGAAGCCAGGAATCTGCGGACGAAGGACAACACATCGGTGATATTTTTAGACTTCGACGCTATGAGGATGGGTGGCTGA
- the LOC123123376 gene encoding protein phosphatase 2C 70 isoform X1 gives MAISPLVVSGAAVATLAVLGLAVYACRRWCRGAPPAAPPPPSSSQDDDINRPLISDKLDDYSGPSNNLGSNNAGESTMWTNRSTTSPRTHTHPTESHPIEGEVHVIDVTNGTPEELHLGSTLKRTAEASVRASEAKHTRRASGENNNGGIPVKDITVGSHLALEVIAGPSHGINRYLQSGNTSMLPMTLGRIPQSDLVLKDSEVSGKHARIDWNPKTLRWELVDMGSLNGTFLNSQAVTHPDVGSRRWSAPAELADGDIITLGSSSKVSVQISLQNQQVPVGVGMVSDAMITRRTGKKLPMEDVSCYQYPLSGAQQFGLFAIFDGHGGDGAAKAASRILPENVAKILSQKGTIERVLTCSNASDVLKCAFDLTEAALNHQYEGCTATVLLIWFDQNKDCFAQCANLGDSACIMNVDGKPIAMTEDHRVVSTTERARIAKLGNPLKDGESRICGLNLCRMLGDKFLKEQDPRFSKEPYVSPVVQISKSCSAFALIASDGLWDVITAKKAAQLVLDYKERNMGQEISADGVADHVLSEARNLRTKDNTSVIFLDFDAMRMGG, from the exons ATGGCCATTTCCCCCCTCGTCGTCAGCGGGGCCGCCGTCGCCACGCTCGCCGTCCTCGGCCTCGCCGTCTACGCCTGCCGCCGCTGGTGCCGGGGCGCGCCCCCCGCCGCGCCCCCGCCTCCCTCGTCCTCCCAG GACGACGATATCAACAGGCCTCTAATATCAGACAAGTTGGATGACTACTCGGGTCCAAGCAATAACCTTGGTAGCAATAATGCTGGTGAGTCTACAATGTGGACAAATAGGAGTACCACTTCACCAAGGACGCATACTCATCCCACTGAATCTCATCCTATTGAAG GAGAAGTTCATGTGATTGATGTTACAAATGGTACACCGGAAGAGCTCCATCTGGGAAGTACGCTGAAGCGTACAGCAGAAGCAAGTGTGCGAGCATCTGAGGCGAAGCACACAAGAAGGGCTTCTGGAGAGAATAATAATGGCGGCATTCCTGTGAAGGATATTACAGTTG GAAGCCACCTAGCCTTGGAAGTCATAGCTGGCCCATCTCATGGAATAAACCGCTACCTGCAGTCAGGTAATACGTCCATGCTCCCAATGACTCTTGGAAGGATTCCTCAAAGCGATTTGGTGTTAAAGGATTCTGAGGTGTCAGGAAAGCATGCACGGATTGACTGGAATCCAAAG ACACTCAGATGGGAACTTGTGGATATGGGCAGTTTGAATGGAACcttcttgaattcccaggcagtTACCCATCCTGATGTTGGTTCTAGGCGTTGGAGTGCGCCTGCCGAACTTGCTGATGGTGATATTATAACACTTGGGAGTTCATCAAAAGTATCT GTTCAAATTTCACTACAAAATCAACAAGTGCCAGTAGGAGTTGGTATGGTATCTGATGCAATGATAACCCGTCGAACTGGAAAGAAACTTCCCATGGAGGATGTCAGCTGCTACCAGTATCCTCTTAGTGGTGCTCAACAG TTTGGGCTGTTTGCCATTTTTGATGGCCATGGAGGGGATGGGGCTGCAAAAGCTGCCAGCAG GATTCTTCCAGAGAATGTTGCGAAAATTCTTTCTCAGAAGGGAACAATAGAAAGAGTTCTCACATGCAGCAATGCTTCTGATGTTCTTAAGTGTGCATTTGACTTGACAGAAGCTGCACTCAATCATCAGTATGAG GGTTGTACAGCAACTGTCCTTCTTATTTGGTTTGATCAGAACAAAGATTGCTTTGCCCAGTGCGCTAATCTTGGTGACTCGGCATGTATTATGAA TGTCGACGGGAAACCAATTGCGATGACAGAGGATCATCGAGTAGTCAGTACCACAGAACGAGCGAGGATAGCGAAATTAGGGAATCCCCTGAAAGATGGCGAAAGCCGTATATGTG GACTGAATCTTTGCAGGATGCTTGGAGACAAGTTTCTCAAAGAGCAAGATCCAAGGTTCAGTAAGGAACCATATGTGAGCCCAGTAGTTCAGATCTCGAAATCGTGCTCAGCTTTTGCGCTTATCGCTAG CGATGGCCTATGGGATGTCATTACCGCGAAAAAGGCAGCACAGCTTGTCCTCGAT TATAAGGAGAGGAACATGGGCCAAGAAATCTCAGCCGACGGAGTAGCAGACCATGTGCTTAGTGAAGCCAGGAATCTGCGGACGAAGGACAACACATCGGTGATATTTTTAGACTTCGACGCTATGAGGATGGGTGGCTGA
- the LOC123123375 gene encoding low affinity inorganic phosphate transporter 1 yields the protein MAREQLEVLTALDAAKTQWYHFTAIVIAGMGFFTDAYDLFCISLVTKLLGRIYYYREGADAPGSLPPNVAAAVNGVAFCGTLSGQLFFGWLGDRMGRKRVYGMTLMCMVLCSIASGLSFGSTPGSVMATLCFFRFWLGFGIGGDYPLSATIMSEYANKKTRGAFIAAVFAMQGFGILTGGVVTLIVSAAFRAAFPTPAYKDGALASTPPQADFVWRFILMFGAVPALMTYYWRMKMPETARYTALVAKNAKQAAADMSKVLQVEIGAEEEDPKANDGGAGAADDRNSFGLFSGEFLRRHGLHLLGTATCWFLLDIAFYSQNLFQKDIFTAINLIPEAKKMSALEEVHRIARAQTLIALCGTVPGYWFTVALIDRIGRFWIQLGGFFFMAVFMLGLAFPYHHWTTPGNHIGFVVLYALTFFFANFGPNSTTFIVPAEIFPARLRSTCHGISAAAGKLGAIVGSFGFLYLAQNKDPAKVDHGYKAGIGVRNSLFILAACNFLGMGFTFCAPESNGISLEELSGENDDGEAAAPAHARTVPV from the coding sequence ATGGCGCGCGAGCAGCTGGAGGTGCTGACGGCGCTGGACGCGGCCAAGACGCAGTGGTACCACTTCACGGCCATCGTCATCGCCGGCATGGGCTTCTTCACCGACGCCTACGACCTCTTCTGCATCTCCCTCGTCACCAAGCTGCTCGGCCGCATCTACTACTACCGGGAGGGCGCCGACGCCCCCGGCTCGCTCCCGCCCAacgtcgccgccgccgtcaacggcGTCGCCTTCTGCGGCACGCTCTCCGGCCAGCTCTTCTTCGGCTGGCTCGGCGACCGCATGGGCCGCAAGCGCGTCTACGGCATGACGCTCATGTGCATGGTGCTCTGCTCCATCGCCTCCGGGCTGTCCTTCGGGTCCACCCCCGGCTCCGTCATGGCCACGCTCTGCTTCTTCCGCTTCTGGCTCGGCTTCGGCATCGGCGGCGACTACCCGCTCTCCGCCACCATCATGTCCGAGTACGCCAACAAGAAGACGAGGGGCGCCTTCATCGCCGCCGTCTTTGCGATGCAGGGCTTCGGCATCCTCACCGGCGGCGTCGTCACGCTCATCGTCTCCGCCGCCTTCCGCGCCGCCTTCCCCACGCCCGCCTACAAGGACGGCGCGCTCGCCTCCACGCCGCCGCAGGCCGACTTCGTGTGGCGCTTCATCCTCATGTTCGGCGCCGTCCCGGCCCTGATGACCTACTACTGGCGGATGAAGATGCCCGAGACTGCGCGCTACACGGCGCTCGTCGCCAAGAACGCCAAGCAGGCCGCGGCCGACATGTCCAAGGTGCTCCAGGTGGAGATCGGCGCCGAGGAAGAGGACCCCAAGGCCAACGACGGCGGCGCCGGAGCCGCCGACGACCGCAACTCGTTCGGGCTCTTCTCCGGCGAGTTCCTGCGCCGGCACGGGCTGCACCTCCTCGGCACGGCCACCTGCTGGTTCCTGCTCGACATCGCCTTCTACTCGCAGAACCTGTTCCAGAAGGACATCTTCACGGCGATCAACTTGATCCCCGAGGCCAAGAAGATGAGCGCCCTCGAGGAGGTGCACCGCATCGCGCGCGCGCAGACGCTCATCGCGCTCTGCGGCACGGTGCCGGGCTACTGGTTCACGGTGGCGCTGATCGACCGGATCGGGCGGTTCTGGATCCAGCTGGGCGGCTTCTTCTTCATGGCCGTCTTCATGCTGGGCCTCGCCTTCCCGTACCACCACTGGACGACGCCGGGGAACCACATCGGGTTCGTGGTGCTGTACGCGCTCACCTTCTTCTTCGCCAACTTCGGGCCCAACTCCACCACCTTCATCGTGCCGGCGGAGATCTTCCCGGCGAGGCTCCGGTCGACGTGCCACggcatctccgccgccgccgggaaGCTGGGGGCCATCGTTGGGTCGTTCGGGTTCCTGTACCTGGCGCAGAACAAGGACCCGGCCAAGGTGGACCACGGGTACAAGGCCGGCATCGGGGTGAGGAACTCGCTCTTCATCCTCGCCGCCTGCAACTTCCTGGGCATGGGCTTCACCTTCTGCGCGCCCGAGTCCAACGGCATCTCGCTCGAGGAGCTCTCCGGCGAGAAcgacgacggcgaggcggccgCGCCGGCGCACGCCAGGACGGTGCCCGTGTGA